The genome window AACATTTTGGGGATAACGGACAACAGTACCGAACGTTATACCAAATATCTTGCTAATATTAGGTTAAAGTCTATTGGACTAGAACCAATTTATAAAGGGGAAGAATACCAAAAAAGTCCCTATACTCATCTGGAAAAATTCTCCGATACCAAAAAAGAGGGTAACACCAAAGCCAATTTCTTCGAGGCTAGTGTTACCAGCTATGTCATGTCTTCAGGGATTACCGGTTGGGAGGAAATTTAACAAGCTAGTATAAGTAATTGTTATGGCGGAGAGAAAGAGAACGATCCCCGAAATCAATGACAAGATTCTCCAGGGCAAGGTAAGGGTTTGGACCGTGGAAGAATTGAAGAATAACGTCAAGAAATTGGGTATAAGGGAAACTTATGAACAAGTGGATGTAATCTGTACTGGCACCTTTGAGCCCATGGAGTCGTCGGGGGCGTTTCTCAACCTGGGACATACAGATCCTCCCATAAAAATCCGCCAATGCTGGTTGGATGGAGTTCCCGCCTATGCTGGCCTGGGGGCGGTGGATTTGTATCTGGGGGCTACCGCTGTGTCAGAAGTGGGAGAGGGGGAAAACAGTGGCCCTTTGTCTTTTTCCCCAAAACCCCCCCCAAACCCTGTGGAAAGAGGTGGTGGCCATGTCATTGAAAGTCTGGTAGCGGGGGAGTCAGTCACCGTCAAGGCCATTGGTCATGTTACCGATTGTTACCCCCGTGCTACCTTTGAGGGGGTTATCACCAAGGACACAATAAATCAGTTTTACTTATACAATCCTAGGAATTTATATCAAAATTTTATTGTGGGCGTGAATGGAGGCGACAGGACTCTCTACACCTATTTAGGCCCTCTATTGCCTCGTTTGGGCAATGCCGTCTATTCCTGCACTGGGGCTTTATCCCCCTTGTTAAATGATCCCTATCTGGAAGTGGTGGGTGTCGGCAGCAAGGTTTTCTTGGGGGGTGCAGAAGGGATGATTGTCTGGGAGGGCACACAACATTTTCCTTCCCAGAAGAGGAGTCCTAATGGCACTCCCATTGGCCCAGGAGCCACCGTGGCTTTAATAGGGGATGCCAAAAAGATGAGTAGACAGTGGGTGAGGGGGTGTTACTTCAAAAATTATGGTCCATCTTTGATGCTGGGGGTTGGTATTCCCTTGCCGGTGTTAAACGAAAAGGTTATTGAATACTGTGCCGTGGAGGATAAGGATATCCTTGCTCCCGTGGTGGACTTCTCCATCCCTCGTCGGGTGCGCCCTAGTTTTGGTTTGGTTAGCTATGCCCAGCTAAAACAGGGGAAAATCAAAATCGAGGGGCAAATCGTTCGCGTTGCGCCCCTTGCCAGCCTCTATCTTTCCCGTCAGGTGGCAGAGACTCTTAAACAGTTAATTATGGAGGGCAAATTCATTCTTACCGAGCCTGTTGCACCCCTTCCTAAAGAAAGGACCTTTATCTCCCAAGACGGCGTTATTTAGGAGGAGCTTAATAAATGTTACAAACTGTGTTTTGTTGCCAATATGAATGTTGTCATTGGACAAGATGCTCCCCTTGATGTAGGGTGTAGGGGATAGGATTTGGGGGTATATAGCAATATGCCCTTGCTGGGGGAGAAAAAGAGGGCAACATTGTGTTATTCTCTTCAATGGGTACACATAGCAGGATAAGTAGTGTTTGTTTATCGGAGAATTATTCGATTTGCAGACACAGATGCGGCAGGGGTTGTCTACTTCGCTAGTCTACTAGCTATTTGCCATGAAGCCTATGAGGAAATGCTGCGACAGGCTGGGATAAAACTGGATTATTTCTTCGGCAATGAGAATCTGGCTATTCCAATAATCCACGCGGAAATAGACTTCTTTAAACCCCTGTTTGTAGGAGATTTAATTACCATCAAAACCCGGTTTAATCGGGTGAGTGAAAAGGTGTTTGAAATTAAATACTTTGTGGAGAAAGAAACAGAAGAAGTTGCCGTTGCCTTAACCCGTCATATAGGCATTCAACCCCAGACTCGTGAAACTGTAAAAATACCCGATTTCATCCTGGAAATTGGCAATAAAATAAACGGCAACTGTTAGTTTTACCTCCACGGGGAAGACAAAACAAAAAATCCCAAGACTATTGAGCCAATTTTAGGCCAATTTAGTAGCAAAACCCTTGGCTTTTTTCTTGTTTACTGATGGGGTTTTGGGCAATTCCCCAGTCTCCAGCCAATGAAGATGTTGCGGCAATAGTTCCTTGAGATTATAATTCCTTACAATAGTCTCTCTCGCCCTTTCCTTGATTTTAACCATCAAGTCAGGATTATCTAAGGCATACTCCACTTTATCGGCAATCTTGTTGGGCTCAAAAAATGGCACTAACAGGCCATTGTAATTGTCAACGATAACCTCCCTCACCGGCGGAGTGTCCGAGCCTATTATCACGCAACCCGTCGCCATGGCCTCCATCATAGACCAGGATAACACAAAGGGACGAGTCAAGTATATGTGGGCAGAAGAATTCTGTATTACTTTCAAGTATTCGTCATAGGACAAACGACCAGTAAAATGTACTCGGCTAAGATCTAAAGGAACCTTCTTTAACATTATATCCAGATAGGTCTGACCTTCAGGTGGTTGTTTGCCATAAGCCACCCTATTTTCCCCCACAACCACAAAATGAGTATGAGGACGTCTTTTCTGTAAAATACCAATGGTTTCTATTAGTTGCGGAAACCCCCGGTAGGGCTCCATCCCTCGAGCTACGTATGTAACTATCTCTGATACGTGGCTGAGATCTAGATTTATCCTAGGGAGAATTAGTTTATTTTCTGGATTAGGTTTGAAGTAGTCTGTATCTATGCCGTCATGGAGGACAGTAATTTTAGAATGATATTCTGGGGGGAATTGTTGTTTCTGCCAGTGGGTGGGAGACAAACCAGCCTCACAGGTGTATAAGTCGATGAGGATGCTACTGTTTTTCACCCTTATTCTAGCTTCATCATCGGCTGTAAGGGGCTCATTTGGGTCAAAATCGGCATCCGACCCATGTGCTCTATAAAACCATTCAAAGTAACATACAAATCGCGCCTTGGGAAACAAGTCTTTCATAAACAGTGTTGCCCCCCATCCAGAATGACCGTATATAATGTCGGGGTAAAACCCCTTCTGTTTCAAAGCCTGTAATGCCCTGTATACTGCCTGTCCTTCTAAAACCTGACCTTCTAGTGGTTTGACGTAGTGATGGGTGGAAGGGTGGGGTTGTCTCGCCGGCTGGTATAGAATTTTCCTAACCCCCTCTATTTCCCCTTCCTTTCGTTTGGTGGCAAAAAAGACATTGTAATTAGTGTCTTTCCCTAAATGTACTGCCAAATGACGAAATTGTGCCGGAAAATTGGGATGAATAAACAAAATCGTCTTTTTCTTTGATGACATCCCTTCCCTCCTTTTCATTACAGTCCTCCATTATAAAAGACCCAATAATTTTAGGCTTTGTCTTAAACAAAGATAATAGGGAATGCTATAGAGGAAAATGCATTTTTCGGATAAGATGGAGTTATAACAGGAATATTGGGAGAATTTGCATGTAGGCGGGGCTAACAAATATGGAACTAATTATTTGTTTAACCGTGGTGTTGTCGGTATTTCTGGTATTGGTGGTGGGAATAATAGGCTTGATAAATGCACCAACCCCCGTATTGTTGGTAATTCTGGCTGCTGGATTGCTTCTTACCCAAAAATCCATTGATAGTGTAACTGCCGGCGAGGATATCCTAATCAAAGAGGAGGATAAGAATAGGATAGAACAAGTACAGACACAGTCAGGCAATTTGGGAGGCAAGTCTACACTGATTTACCGTGGCATCAATTATAATAATGGTGTAAGGGGGAATAGAAGAGTGGCACAGTTTAAAGGGTTGCAGTATAGGGGAGTAAAAATAAAGACTAACACCCCCCGGGATGAAGTGGTGTGACTAGCCGGATTGTTTTTGGGTGGCTTGTTGGGTCAGTTTTTGTAAGAATTCCTCCGTGAGACGGTAAAATGCCTTTGAGGCGTTACAGTCAGGGGTGATAATAGTAACCGGAATAGAAGCATCTACCGCTTTGGCTACATTTACATCCATAGGGATTTCCGTGAGAAAGATTTTCTCTGGGGGGAAGTCTTGTTTTATTCTTCTTTTTACCTGTTCGTAATACTTAGCGTATCGCCCGAATAATCCACTCTGAGAAAGGATGAAGACAATACCTAACAGTTGGAGTTTGAGGGAATGGTTATCCTGATGGCTTTCTCTCAGTTTTCTCACCCTTCTTTCTAACAACTGGATACCCACTAGGGAGAGAAATTCTGGCCTTGCTGGTAGAATATAAAAATCACTGGCAGCTAGGGCACTACGGGTTAGAATATTATAGCCAGGTGCACAGTCTAGAATGATAAAATCATAATTGGCTACTACAGGTTTAAGAATATCCTGCAGCAATAGACTCTCAAAATTATTCCAAACCCCCTCAAAGTCACTTGCTTTATTCTCCTGAATGGCTTGTTGGTGTAATTTTTCGGAGATAAGATACTCGTCATACAATTCAATATCCCCTGGCAAAAGGTGTAGTTGACTCAAATTGGAAAGAGGGGATATGATAAGGTCTGTGGTGGGGAGTTTACTATGGAGGTTAGATGTGACTGCTAAATCAAGCAGGTAGCTGAGGGTTTTTCTGTTTTTGCGTAGTTTGCCAAACTCATGAGGTGGTAGAAGACTTAAAGTGGCACTAATCTGGCTGTCTAAATCCAATACCAGAACCTTTTTATTATACGCTTTAGCTAGACAAGCGGCTAAATTGACGGTGAGGGTAGTTTTTCCCACCCCTCCTTTCATGTTTACTGTACTAATAATATATCCCATATACGTACTAATCAATGTCTACAGGTGAATAACAGAGTCTTGTAACCATTCAATATAGGATTGGCTGCCATCTACTAGTGGCAAAGCGATGATTTCTGGGGTTTGATAGGAATGTAGGCTTTTGATTTTTTCTGCTAGCTGGGGGAATAGTTTTAAATTGGTTTTGATTACCAACTGCCATTCCCTATCTTCACACACTTCCCCTTGCCAACGGTAGATGGAGTGAATAGGGAAAATATTAACACAGGCTGCCAATTTTTCCGACACCAAAATCCTGGCAATGTTTTTAGCCTCTTCTTCACTATTGGTTGTAACCAAAATCACACCACAATCCTTGACAGTCATAAACCTCTTGGCTTTTATTACACTCGCGGGGTTTATAAGTTTATCCAGAGAATCCTTGTAATATGGATTTCCCTTCAAATCAAAATCCCCACAAGGACACCATTATACCCGTTTAATCCCTCAATATGTCTTTTTATAGGCAAATGGATGTTTTTTGCCTTGTTTACCTGACTCTTTACCCTTTCACCACAAAGTCCATACCCCGTGTGTCTTTTTTTTCTGTTGCTTTTATCTTTATACCCACAGCTACTATATCTCTGTGACGTGTATGCCGGGTTTATCTCTACTATCTTTATCCCCTAGATTTTTTCCTTCGTTTTGTATTATTCCCTATCATCTATCTTCTAATGGTTTCTGTAGGTTTTTATTGGCCCGTCTATGTATCCCTTATTCCCCGGTATTTTACTGCAATAGTTGATTATCACCATACATGCTTATTATCTCCAAATTTAAGACTTATAGCCATAGAATACCTCAACATATCTGTACTCCTACTATATCCCTTTGTCCTCCTCTTAACCTACTGTTTTTATCTATTAACATAGAGGGTATAGCTTCGTTGTTATTTATTTCCCCATAGGTCCCAACCACATGTCTATACCCCTCTATCCATTCTTTATAAACTTTATAGTAGATGTTTTAATACATAAATACTAGGGAAAATTTTTCATAAGGCTCTAAAAAAGTCTTCCCATTTCTATCCCCCACCTCAAAAACTGTTTTTTCTCTTCCATCTTTAAACTTTACTGCATTCCAGATGTGTACAGATTTTCTTTTCTCCCCTTTCCTTGCTTTAACGTAAGTCCACACCTCGTCAAAAGACATGTATTCCACCTTTTCTTACCCTAACCCATTAGTCATTTTTTTAAACTATTTTCTTCTTTTTGAATTAACCTTTTAACTTCCCTGTATATCCAACAGGAGATAGGGCCTTTTGGTATGGGAGTTATTCCATTTATGGCGGATATAGTTATAAACCTTCAGCCACTTTTAGGAATTGAATTTTTTTTGATTTTGAGTGAGATGTCCTTGAGGATTCTAATGTAAAAGTTTTTCCCCATTGCCAAAGTAATTTTCGTTTACCGGAGGGTTGAACACTATTTTAACCCATTCAACACAACGGTTAGAACCACAAATGGCGTATTATGTCATGTCTGTATTTTCTTGGTATGCCTTGTTTTTTTCTCCATGGGCCTACTAAACGACCGATTTTGTGTTCCTACTTTCGCCTTTTAACTGCATTTTTAAATTTAAAACTGAACTTTTTTGCTGTTTTTTGTATCTCTTGAAAACCCATTTATCCCCGGCATTTTTTTCTAATATTCCGCAACGATGCTCCCATATTTACTATTGTTTTCTTTCCCCAAAGCCTTGTCACTTTTTTGGGGATTACCATTCATTTTTGTCTCCGGATAAGGCAATGGTCTACCATTTATTCTCCTATTTCAACCTTGAGACAAATTTGTTTAAATATCTTCTAGATGTAGGAGACAAAACTATCCAAACCCCGCCGGCACTGACAGAGGTGTTTGATTTTAGGAATTTTAGTTTTAGAAGTTTGTTGAAATTTCCGTGTATACTGTGGCTATATTTATGTCCTCTCTAGGAAGAGGTTTAACCTGTGGTACTCTTATAATGTCACTCTTATACTGTCTGGGAGGAATAGATGTAGGCCTATATTATATCTCCCATCTGTTATTACCCGAAGGAAGAGTTTTTATACCTTTCTTTTGGCGTTAAACCGTGGAATTTTGTAGAGAAAATAGAAAATATAAAAAAACGCCACGCGGGTATTTATAATCATAAACCATTGTAAAAGTCCTGTGTCAAGTCCTCATGTTTTTGATTGTTTATAGTTTTCTCCCAAAACAATTCCAGTCTCTAATAAAAGTTGCGTCAGATTGGGCATCTTTTCTTTCCCTTCTTGAATTGCCATACCCCCCTATAAATAGGCCCTACCTTTTGGCTATTGGGACAGTCCTGCCCGACAATTGTACTATAGACATCCATAAAAATCAATAATTCCTCCATAGCACCAAATACTAGTCGCCAATACCATTGACTAGAGACAAGGAAAGCATCATGGGGAATGTAAAGAAAAAAGTAGTCGTAGTAACGGGGATTAGTATCATCTCCTGTCTAGGCAACACAAAACAGACATGGGAAGGTATTATTCAGGGTAAGTCGGGGATTAGAATGCATCAACCCTTTTCTTGTTTCCCGCCTCTGCCTCTGGGGATGATTAACCCTAAACCCACCCCCATTGAAGACTTAACAGTAAGTCTGATTGAACAACTGTGCCAAGATGCCCTCCTCAGTATACCCCAAAAAGAGATAGCAGTGGTAATTGGGTCTAGTAGAGGCTGTCAGAGTAATTGGGAATTATTCCTCCGGCAGTCTATTCACCCCTCCAACTGGTTAAATACCCTCCCCTGTCAGCCAGCCATAATCACTGCTAAGTATCTCCAGAGTGAAGGAGTAGTATTATCTCCCGCCAATGCTTGTGCTACAGGCCTAGTTGCTATTGCCCAGGGATACGAATTAATTCAACAAAATATATGTGATAAAGTTGTAGTAGGAGGGCTGGATAGTGCGATTACGCCGTTAACCATTGCAGGGTTTATCCAGATGAAGGCGATGTCCGGGAGGGGGTGTTATCCCTTTGCCAAAAAACGGGATGGGTTTGTATTGGCAGAGGGAGGTGCCATGTTACTATTGGAATCATTGGAGGAAGCGGAAAAACGTGGTGCAAAGATTTATGGGCGTATTTACAGTTGGGGCATTTCCTGTGACGCACAGCAATTGACTGCGCCTGCGGCTGACGGTATTACTGCCACCAGAATGATAGAAGACTGTTTACGACGCAGTGGCATTTCCCCTTCTGATATTGATTATATCCACGCCCACGGCACTGGTACTGTCCTCAACGATGAGAGGGAAGCTAAGATCATTCAATCTCTTTTCCCCCACAGTTTTGTAAGTTCTACTAAGTGCTACACAGGGCATACACTAGGAGGGGCAGGCGCCATTACTACAGCCTTGAATTTTTTGGCGTTACAAAAACAGTTATTACTACCCCAAACAGCAGAGATGGAGTTGGAGTTTCCCCTCAACTTTGTAACCCAGCCACGCCTACTCCCCCTGAGAATAATGTTAAGCCTAGCCTTTGGTTTTGGTGGTCAAAATGCAGTAGTAGTAATGGGGCGTCTTTAGTGCTAATCTTAGGGGAAAAGTTAATCCATTTTTACAGTTATGATTATCACTAATCCCGGATTATTGTCTGATGCCCGTTTTGAAGTCAAATACCTAGACAACTACCAGGCAGATGCCAGGGAGGGGGAAGATGTTATTAGGGGTTTAACCTCCTCCCCCAAGACTTTACCCCCCAAGTATTTCTATGATAGTAGGGGTTCGGAATTATTTGAACGGATTTGTGAATTGCCAGAGTATTATTTAACACGCACAGAGACTGCTATTCTAGTCTCTGTTTGTGAGGAGATTGCTTCTATTACCGGGTTATGTGAGTTAGTGGAATTAGGTAGTGGCAATTCCCAAAAAACCCGTTTACTACTATCAGCTTATGAGAATTTGGGCAAACCCTGGCGTTATATCCCTATTGACGTTAGCAGGGACACTCTTTACAATAGTGCCCTTAAATTGTTTCACGATTATCCCCTTTTGTCCATTCTAGGCTTAGTGGGTACTTATGAACAAGCCCTATTACAGTTGCCTTCTCCCTGGCATAGGAGAATGCTAATTTTTTTGGGGAGTACATTAGGCAATTTTACCCCAGAAGAGACTGAAGAGTTTTTTGGCTTAGTGAGGCAAGTTTTAAATCCTGGTGATTATTTCCTTTTGGGTATTGACTTACAAAAACCCATAGACATCGTAGAAAAAGCCTACAATGACAGTCAGGGTATTACTGCTGCCTTCAATTTGAATATTCTTTCCCATCTCAACTGGCGTTTTGAAGGCAATTTTAATTTAGCTCTGTTTGAACATCAGGCAATCTATAACCCTGAAAAACACCAAATAGAAATGTATTTACAAGCGGTAAAAGCTCACACGGTGGTCCTAAATAAACTAGATTTAGAAATAGCATTTAAAGGGGGAGATAGAATACTGACGGAAATTTCCCGCAAATTTGACCTTCAAAATATAATGGCTACTCTGGGGAAATATGACTTGAAGACAGTAAAATACTGGACAGACAAAAACCAATGGTTTGCCTTGATTCTGACTCAAATAAATACCACCAATTTATGTTAGAATTTCCCTCGATGTAAGGCTGTAATAAACATCTATTTTCTCCTCATTATGAACAACCCCCAGGAAAACAACAAATCCAACCCCTCACCAGCCGAGACAAAAATAACCCCCCTACGCTGTTTTATAGGGGGTAGCATTGCCGGCGGTATAGGTTTTGCCTCCTTCCATTTGACTAAGGCAGTGGTTTTTACCTATGCCAACACCCCTATCACCTTCTCCAATCCCCTCGCTGTCAATATTGCCGCCACCGTTAGGACTTTAGTTATTGGTATTACCATGCTTGCTACCTTTGTATTCTCCCTGGTGGCTGTAGGCTTAACTCTCTTGGGATTCAAACTAATCCTGGATTCCCTCAAGGGCAATCCCTCCCCTTAGTCAATACTTAGTTGTTTTTCCTTAAGTGTTGAGGAACTATATGCTGTAATGGGCAAGAGTGGGACATTCTGTTTGAACTTATTTTTGCCTCTTACAAACCCCATACCTCTTGACTACTTAGTTACATGCTCTTAAGGATTAGCCAGGGATTTGTGGGGTGCCATGGGCAAAATATGTATTTTATTTAAAGTTATTATTTGCTCTTTACAAAATCTTTAAATTGTCACTTAATAAAATCTTGATACTAGGATTGGTGACACTTTTGAGGTTTCTGTTTTAAAATTTAGGATAGAGGAAATAAATATTATTTAGTTTTTTGTCACAATATATTCTTCTTTTTCTGAACAAAAAAAATAAATCCCCGTGGCCCTAAGGTCTAGATCCATGTTTGCAGTCTTCGTGAATGATACTCATAACACCGACAAGTGGTCGAATCCTAACCTCGCTCCCCTTGTGGGATATAATGAGACAGTACACCCCTCCGTCTACTCTTTCTGGAAGAGGGTAATAGATATTGTAGGTGCTTTGATTGGCCTGTCGATTACGGCTATTATTTTCCTGCCTGTGGCAATAGCCATTAAATTGGATAGTGAAGGCCCAATTTTTTATAGTCAGATTCGCTGTGGCTTGAATGGGAAACCCTTTCGCATCTGGAAATTCCGTAGCATGTATAAGGATGCCGACAAGAAAAAACACCTAGTGGAAAATAGGGTGAGGGGACATATATTCAAAAATGAAAATGATCCCAGAATTACAAGAGTCGGTAGATTCCTACGGAAAACCAGTATAGACGAATTTCCACAATTTTGGAATGTCTTGATAGGGGATATGAGTTTGGTTGGGACTCGTCCTCCCATTCCTGATGAGGTAGCATATTATAATGCAAGACACTGGTCGCGTCTACGGGTTAAACCTGGTATCACTGGTGAGTGGCAGGCAAAAGGACGTTCATCTATCACCGATTTTGAGAAAATTGTAGACATGGACTTAGAATATCAAAGAAAATGGTCAGTCTGGTACGATTTATACCTGATTCTCCTCACGATTAAAGCAGTATTCCAAGGCAAGGGTGCTTGTTAAAAAATAACTCTTAAAACTGGCATAAAAATTACCAAAACACACCCCCCTGAGGTCAAAATAAAGGAGAGAAAATGGCCTCTATTTTTTTGCCCTTTTATTCTATAACCTTAAAACAACACAACACAGTTTTATTTTAGGCTAATATTATTATTGAGTGTATCCATTTTTCACCTGATCTTCTATTAGTTGCCACAGGTGATTTATTCTCTCTATAGCCTCTGCGGTAGAGATTTTACCATTACTATGTAATCCGGCTATATACTCCACTTTTAGAGAAAAAAGTCGCAAATTTTCTCCTAGGCTATTTTTTTGGCTTATTTTTTTTGACTGGCAGTCTTCTGAATGTCTTTTCATGGGATGAAACTTCCCTTTTCCTCAACAAAATATGGACAATGCCCTATACTAATCTATATTAACCCTATCTTAACCTTAATTTAAGGTGCTGTTAAAGAAAGGATAACAAAAAGGTGGAAGGGAGGAAATGCTACGAGTGGGGATGGCGGTGAGAGTGAAAAACCCAGAATATGCTAGGGGATTGGTAGGTTATCTAGTCATGCAGGAATCTCCCTCCCGTTGGCTAGTAAGAGTGGTTATTCCCTCTAGTATCCCAGAAGAGATAATTTT of Geminocystis sp. M7585_C2015_104 contains these proteins:
- a CDS encoding homocysteine biosynthesis protein, with product MAERKRTIPEINDKILQGKVRVWTVEELKNNVKKLGIRETYEQVDVICTGTFEPMESSGAFLNLGHTDPPIKIRQCWLDGVPAYAGLGAVDLYLGATAVSEVGEGENSGPLSFSPKPPPNPVERGGGHVIESLVAGESVTVKAIGHVTDCYPRATFEGVITKDTINQFYLYNPRNLYQNFIVGVNGGDRTLYTYLGPLLPRLGNAVYSCTGALSPLLNDPYLEVVGVGSKVFLGGAEGMIVWEGTQHFPSQKRSPNGTPIGPGATVALIGDAKKMSRQWVRGCYFKNYGPSLMLGVGIPLPVLNEKVIEYCAVEDKDILAPVVDFSIPRRVRPSFGLVSYAQLKQGKIKIEGQIVRVAPLASLYLSRQVAETLKQLIMEGKFILTEPVAPLPKERTFISQDGVI
- a CDS encoding acyl-CoA thioesterase, which produces MFVYRRIIRFADTDAAGVVYFASLLAICHEAYEEMLRQAGIKLDYFFGNENLAIPIIHAEIDFFKPLFVGDLITIKTRFNRVSEKVFEIKYFVEKETEEVAVALTRHIGIQPQTRETVKIPDFILEIGNKINGNC
- a CDS encoding glycosyltransferase family 4 protein, translating into MSSKKKTILFIHPNFPAQFRHLAVHLGKDTNYNVFFATKRKEGEIEGVRKILYQPARQPHPSTHHYVKPLEGQVLEGQAVYRALQALKQKGFYPDIIYGHSGWGATLFMKDLFPKARFVCYFEWFYRAHGSDADFDPNEPLTADDEARIRVKNSSILIDLYTCEAGLSPTHWQKQQFPPEYHSKITVLHDGIDTDYFKPNPENKLILPRINLDLSHVSEIVTYVARGMEPYRGFPQLIETIGILQKRRPHTHFVVVGENRVAYGKQPPEGQTYLDIMLKKVPLDLSRVHFTGRLSYDEYLKVIQNSSAHIYLTRPFVLSWSMMEAMATGCVIIGSDTPPVREVIVDNYNGLLVPFFEPNKIADKVEYALDNPDLMVKIKERARETIVRNYNLKELLPQHLHWLETGELPKTPSVNKKKAKGFATKLA
- a CDS encoding ParA family protein; translated protein: MGYIISTVNMKGGVGKTTLTVNLAACLAKAYNKKVLVLDLDSQISATLSLLPPHEFGKLRKNRKTLSYLLDLAVTSNLHSKLPTTDLIISPLSNLSQLHLLPGDIELYDEYLISEKLHQQAIQENKASDFEGVWNNFESLLLQDILKPVVANYDFIILDCAPGYNILTRSALAASDFYILPARPEFLSLVGIQLLERRVRKLRESHQDNHSLKLQLLGIVFILSQSGLFGRYAKYYEQVKRRIKQDFPPEKIFLTEIPMDVNVAKAVDASIPVTIITPDCNASKAFYRLTEEFLQKLTQQATQKQSG
- a CDS encoding divalent-cation tolerance protein CutA; this encodes MTVKDCGVILVTTNSEEEAKNIARILVSEKLAACVNIFPIHSIYRWQGEVCEDREWQLVIKTNLKLFPQLAEKIKSLHSYQTPEIIALPLVDGSQSYIEWLQDSVIHL
- a CDS encoding transposase, which gives rise to MKIVEINPAYTSQRYSSCGYKDKSNRKKRHTGYGLCGERVKSQVNKAKNIHLPIKRHIEGLNGYNGVLVGILI
- a CDS encoding beta-ketoacyl-ACP synthase yields the protein MGNVKKKVVVVTGISIISCLGNTKQTWEGIIQGKSGIRMHQPFSCFPPLPLGMINPKPTPIEDLTVSLIEQLCQDALLSIPQKEIAVVIGSSRGCQSNWELFLRQSIHPSNWLNTLPCQPAIITAKYLQSEGVVLSPANACATGLVAIAQGYELIQQNICDKVVVGGLDSAITPLTIAGFIQMKAMSGRGCYPFAKKRDGFVLAEGGAMLLLESLEEAEKRGAKIYGRIYSWGISCDAQQLTAPAADGITATRMIEDCLRRSGISPSDIDYIHAHGTGTVLNDEREAKIIQSLFPHSFVSSTKCYTGHTLGGAGAITTALNFLALQKQLLLPQTAEMELEFPLNFVTQPRLLPLRIMLSLAFGFGGQNAVVVMGRL
- the egtD gene encoding L-histidine N(alpha)-methyltransferase, with the protein product MIITNPGLLSDARFEVKYLDNYQADAREGEDVIRGLTSSPKTLPPKYFYDSRGSELFERICELPEYYLTRTETAILVSVCEEIASITGLCELVELGSGNSQKTRLLLSAYENLGKPWRYIPIDVSRDTLYNSALKLFHDYPLLSILGLVGTYEQALLQLPSPWHRRMLIFLGSTLGNFTPEETEEFFGLVRQVLNPGDYFLLGIDLQKPIDIVEKAYNDSQGITAAFNLNILSHLNWRFEGNFNLALFEHQAIYNPEKHQIEMYLQAVKAHTVVLNKLDLEIAFKGGDRILTEISRKFDLQNIMATLGKYDLKTVKYWTDKNQWFALILTQINTTNLC
- a CDS encoding DUF3082 domain-containing protein encodes the protein MNNPQENNKSNPSPAETKITPLRCFIGGSIAGGIGFASFHLTKAVVFTYANTPITFSNPLAVNIAATVRTLVIGITMLATFVFSLVAVGLTLLGFKLILDSLKGNPSP
- a CDS encoding sugar transferase, with amino-acid sequence MFAVFVNDTHNTDKWSNPNLAPLVGYNETVHPSVYSFWKRVIDIVGALIGLSITAIIFLPVAIAIKLDSEGPIFYSQIRCGLNGKPFRIWKFRSMYKDADKKKHLVENRVRGHIFKNENDPRITRVGRFLRKTSIDEFPQFWNVLIGDMSLVGTRPPIPDEVAYYNARHWSRLRVKPGITGEWQAKGRSSITDFEKIVDMDLEYQRKWSVWYDLYLILLTIKAVFQGKGAC